A portion of the Microlunatus phosphovorus NM-1 genome contains these proteins:
- a CDS encoding CPBP family intramembrane glutamic endopeptidase, with translation MTTPSNPVPEFLEFHRLAQLSQPWRWWRPISVLAVALGLYAALLIVPILCLVVIEDVHPTIAPIVDQVLGADSLNDPAGLAVLLILIALMLPAATLAVRLVGRRRAGTLLSVTGRLRWRLVGRAAAITTVVLSVFTGVILLMEPPTKAIPAQDLGWLVTKVILVLLIVPWQAAAEEVVFRGLLLQTVGSWLRHPAWAILLPLPLFVVGHDYDGYGMAGVAVFAAVAGYLTWRTGGLEAAIGLHVVNNVGAFILALLTGADLDATSVDPLAAALSIAYTLITAVLILGSRRNERHPVASDRERSAGSVWSDERADAFFVCEGGAKTETSARSE, from the coding sequence ATGACCACACCATCAAACCCGGTCCCCGAATTCCTCGAGTTTCATCGCCTGGCCCAGCTGTCTCAGCCGTGGCGTTGGTGGCGACCGATATCCGTGCTGGCGGTGGCCCTCGGGCTCTACGCTGCCCTGTTGATCGTGCCGATTCTGTGCCTGGTCGTGATCGAGGACGTCCATCCCACGATCGCACCGATCGTCGATCAGGTGCTGGGAGCCGACAGTCTCAACGATCCGGCCGGCCTCGCGGTGCTCCTGATCCTGATCGCGCTCATGCTGCCGGCGGCGACGCTGGCGGTGCGCCTCGTGGGTCGGCGCCGGGCCGGCACCCTGCTGTCGGTCACCGGCAGACTGCGCTGGCGACTGGTGGGCCGGGCAGCCGCCATCACCACCGTCGTCCTGAGCGTCTTCACCGGTGTCATCCTGCTGATGGAACCACCGACCAAGGCCATCCCCGCCCAGGACCTCGGCTGGCTGGTGACCAAGGTGATCTTAGTCCTCCTCATCGTGCCCTGGCAGGCCGCGGCCGAGGAGGTCGTCTTCCGCGGCCTACTGCTTCAAACGGTCGGCAGTTGGCTGCGACACCCTGCCTGGGCGATCCTGCTGCCGCTGCCGCTGTTCGTGGTGGGCCACGACTACGACGGGTACGGCATGGCCGGCGTAGCCGTCTTCGCCGCCGTGGCCGGCTATCTGACCTGGCGTACCGGTGGGCTGGAAGCGGCCATCGGCCTGCATGTGGTCAACAACGTCGGCGCCTTCATCCTGGCCCTGCTCACCGGCGCCGATCTGGACGCCACCTCGGTCGATCCGCTGGCGGCCGCGCTCAGCATCGCGTACACGTTGATCACCGCGGTGCTGATCCTCGGCTCCCGTCGCAACGAACGACACCCCGTCGCGAGCGACCGCGAACGTAGCGCCGGCTCCGTCTGGAGTGACGAGCGAGCAGACGCGTTCTTTGTCTGCGAGGGAGGAGCGAAGACGGAGACTTCAGCGCGGAGTGAGTAG
- the mptB gene encoding polyprenol phosphomannose-dependent alpha 1,6 mannosyltransferase MptB yields MSTRPDVGTGSAKGPRPHHHVTGRNPAHPPIRRYAPSVWHRDHRYGIGLIIAATVLTLITGFLGPSVVTLTLGRRDGLLPPWYLPSGILHPNEWVVTVLIWAVILVGALGLWVGMRALAGGWLPSPRRLFALGSGLSLATILVPPLTSADILMYAGYGRLQMIGRNPYEITPAEIFRGQFDPVLRWTEQPWWDTPSVYGPITSWLQWLANYLGGENMHDIVFWLQVITVVPFIVACAGIVQLAHGDKRRQARAALLTIANPMLIWAVVAAGHNEALSVMFAVAGIMMMRKSAFGAGIGIGLAGCAKLSIGIWGLAMLWAYRRQPKKALLLCLGTVIPMGLAYLWWQPTAFVQVLRNGSYVSVGSWANPVFLLLDLFLDEWQAKTVTGIISYTGLVVIAWMLSKVVPWTAAPGLPRGADPRRDPLTVALRTSLVLSVAWLVTAMYTLSWYDLIAWLPLAVLAASKLDRLMLMRITLLSLAYVPGRAVELGPALEAVSGVVRYGISPIVQVAVLVGIVLWWRKPDREELFPIGSHSLLTPR; encoded by the coding sequence ATGAGCACCCGTCCGGACGTCGGGACCGGCTCGGCGAAGGGACCCCGCCCGCATCACCACGTGACTGGCCGCAATCCGGCCCATCCGCCGATCCGGCGGTATGCGCCGAGTGTGTGGCATCGCGACCATCGCTATGGGATCGGGCTGATCATCGCTGCGACCGTGCTCACCCTCATCACGGGGTTCCTCGGCCCATCGGTCGTCACCTTGACCCTCGGGCGGCGTGATGGCCTGCTGCCACCGTGGTATCTGCCGAGTGGGATCCTGCACCCGAACGAATGGGTCGTCACGGTCCTCATCTGGGCGGTCATCCTGGTGGGCGCGCTAGGGCTGTGGGTCGGCATGCGCGCCCTGGCCGGTGGCTGGCTGCCCAGCCCGCGACGCCTGTTCGCGTTGGGCTCGGGCCTGAGTCTGGCCACGATCCTGGTGCCGCCGCTGACCAGTGCGGACATCTTGATGTACGCCGGCTACGGCCGGTTGCAGATGATCGGGCGCAACCCGTACGAGATCACGCCCGCGGAGATCTTCCGCGGCCAGTTCGACCCGGTGCTGCGCTGGACCGAGCAGCCCTGGTGGGACACGCCCAGCGTGTACGGGCCGATTACTTCGTGGCTGCAGTGGCTGGCCAACTATCTCGGCGGCGAGAACATGCATGACATCGTGTTCTGGCTGCAGGTGATCACGGTCGTGCCGTTCATCGTGGCCTGCGCGGGCATCGTCCAGCTCGCCCACGGCGACAAGCGCCGACAGGCGCGCGCCGCGCTGCTGACGATCGCGAACCCGATGCTGATCTGGGCGGTCGTGGCGGCGGGGCACAACGAGGCGCTGTCGGTGATGTTCGCGGTGGCCGGGATCATGATGATGCGCAAGAGCGCGTTCGGAGCCGGCATCGGTATCGGCCTGGCGGGCTGCGCAAAGCTCAGTATCGGCATCTGGGGTCTGGCCATGCTGTGGGCGTACCGGCGACAGCCGAAGAAGGCGCTGTTGCTCTGCCTGGGCACGGTGATCCCGATGGGCCTGGCGTACCTCTGGTGGCAGCCGACCGCCTTCGTCCAGGTGCTGCGCAACGGCTCCTATGTCTCGGTCGGATCTTGGGCGAACCCGGTGTTCTTGCTCCTGGACCTGTTCTTGGACGAGTGGCAGGCCAAGACCGTCACCGGGATCATCTCCTACACCGGCTTGGTGGTGATCGCCTGGATGCTGTCCAAGGTGGTGCCCTGGACGGCGGCTCCCGGCCTGCCGCGGGGTGCCGATCCGCGGCGAGATCCGTTGACAGTGGCCTTGCGCACCTCGCTGGTGCTGTCGGTCGCCTGGCTGGTGACCGCCATGTACACGTTGTCCTGGTACGACCTGATCGCCTGGCTGCCGTTGGCGGTGCTGGCGGCGAGCAAGCTGGACCGACTGATGCTGATGCGGATCACGCTGCTGTCCTTGGCATATGTGCCCGGCCGGGCGGTCGAGCTCGGGCCGGCATTGGAGGCGGTCTCAGGTGTGGTCCGCTACGGGATCTCACCGATCGTGCAGGTGGCCGTGCTGGTCGGGATCGTCTTGTGGTGGCGCAAGCCCGACCGCGAGGAATTGTTCCCCATTGGTAGTCACTCGCTACTCACTCCGCGCTGA
- a CDS encoding glycerophosphodiester phosphodiesterase yields the protein MIYAHRGYAAKEPEMTWASYRAAIDWAERTGQPLGLECDVHYSGDGHLICLHDLTVDRTSTSHGRAYDRSLAELRILDFGSWRTRRPSPDQRRLITLAELIELTAVARARGVDVSLAIETKHPNPRGTEVEDGVAALLEPYGWTTLGSPVRIISFSLPGLERAGELMPEVPRTFLIEKDFGDWWDGRLPEGITTVGPDYELLLQEPDYLARALERGHGIDVWNPNTPQEVTWCLDRGVTGITTDDPAMAARTIARWSKRHSGIA from the coding sequence ATGATCTATGCCCACCGCGGCTATGCGGCCAAGGAGCCGGAGATGACCTGGGCGTCCTACCGGGCAGCCATCGACTGGGCGGAGCGCACCGGGCAGCCGCTCGGCCTGGAATGCGATGTCCACTACTCCGGTGACGGGCACTTGATCTGCCTGCACGACCTGACCGTCGACCGCACGTCGACCAGCCACGGCAGGGCGTACGACCGCTCCCTCGCCGAGCTCCGCATCCTGGACTTCGGCTCCTGGCGGACCCGCCGGCCGAGCCCCGATCAGCGGCGACTGATCACGTTGGCCGAGCTCATCGAGCTCACTGCCGTCGCGCGGGCCAGAGGAGTCGACGTCTCGCTCGCGATCGAGACCAAGCATCCCAATCCGCGCGGCACCGAGGTCGAGGACGGAGTCGCGGCGCTGCTGGAGCCGTACGGCTGGACGACCCTGGGCAGTCCGGTCCGGATCATCTCGTTCTCTCTTCCGGGACTGGAGCGAGCAGGGGAGCTGATGCCGGAGGTGCCGCGGACGTTCCTGATCGAGAAGGACTTCGGCGACTGGTGGGACGGCCGGCTCCCGGAGGGGATCACCACGGTCGGACCGGACTACGAGCTGCTGCTCCAGGAGCCGGACTACCTCGCGCGAGCCCTGGAACGCGGCCACGGAATCGACGTCTGGAACCCCAACACGCCGCAGGAGGTCACCTGGTGCCTGGACCGCGGGGTGACCGGAATCACCACCGATGACCCCGCGATGGCTGCCCGAACGATCGCTCGCTGGAGCAAGCGGCACAGCGGCATCGCCTAA
- a CDS encoding purine-cytosine permease family protein: protein MTTSTASASGAAAAARAAKAEAPIVLTTEPPRPLRFFDQFAMWANLGISLFGPLTGALIAATTGSVPLAIGAIVLGCSIGALLLGTSAVFGATTGAPAMVSLRGLLGRRGSIAPTILNIGQNIGWATMEIIVIATAASAILGDSWRWPFVILAGGVATVMAVRPLGSVRMLRKVMVWLVLVASVVLFVQVLLQPRQPMPQDAVLGFWPAVDLAVAGVVSFAPLAADYSRHSKTRKAAFWGSSLGYGLAAVAYYTLGVFAVAHLGATDVIAALVALPAGAVALAILLTDEVDEAFANIYSTTMSVQNLFGTVDRRIVAVAIGVIATLLAGFLDFGQYQSFLFLIGSVFVPLFAVAAADFLFVSRQRWDVSASSRLRWPPVVAWAGGFIAYQLIYPGTVPIWSDFWLRFDAAIGFTPPTWLGSSVAAIGVGALLMTILGRLARR from the coding sequence ATGACCACGTCCACTGCCTCAGCCAGCGGCGCAGCCGCCGCGGCCAGAGCCGCCAAGGCCGAAGCGCCGATCGTCCTGACCACCGAACCGCCACGACCACTGCGGTTCTTCGACCAGTTCGCCATGTGGGCGAACCTGGGCATCAGCCTGTTCGGCCCGCTGACCGGTGCGCTGATCGCCGCCACCACCGGCTCGGTGCCCCTTGCCATCGGCGCCATCGTGCTCGGCTGCTCGATCGGCGCACTGCTGCTCGGCACCTCCGCAGTGTTCGGCGCCACCACCGGCGCACCGGCCATGGTGTCGCTCCGGGGCCTGCTCGGCCGCCGCGGCTCGATCGCGCCGACCATCTTGAACATCGGCCAGAACATCGGCTGGGCCACGATGGAGATCATCGTCATCGCGACTGCGGCGTCGGCGATCCTCGGTGACAGCTGGCGCTGGCCGTTCGTCATCCTGGCCGGTGGTGTCGCCACCGTGATGGCGGTCCGGCCGCTCGGCAGCGTACGGATGCTGCGCAAGGTGATGGTCTGGCTGGTGCTCGTCGCCTCGGTGGTGCTGTTCGTCCAGGTGCTGCTGCAGCCGCGCCAGCCGATGCCGCAGGACGCCGTCCTCGGATTCTGGCCGGCGGTCGATCTGGCCGTCGCCGGTGTTGTCTCCTTCGCACCGCTGGCCGCCGACTACAGCCGGCACAGCAAGACCCGCAAGGCCGCGTTCTGGGGATCCTCGTTGGGCTACGGTCTCGCCGCGGTCGCCTACTACACCCTGGGTGTGTTCGCGGTCGCCCACCTCGGCGCCACCGACGTCATCGCCGCCCTGGTCGCTTTGCCTGCCGGGGCGGTCGCCCTGGCCATCTTGTTGACCGACGAGGTCGACGAGGCGTTCGCCAACATCTACTCGACCACGATGTCGGTGCAGAACCTGTTCGGCACCGTCGACCGGCGGATCGTCGCCGTGGCCATCGGCGTGATCGCGACCCTGCTCGCCGGGTTCTTGGACTTTGGTCAGTATCAGTCGTTCCTGTTTCTGATCGGCTCGGTGTTCGTGCCGCTGTTCGCTGTTGCGGCCGCTGACTTCCTCTTCGTCAGTCGGCAGCGCTGGGATGTCAGCGCCTCGTCCCGGCTGCGTTGGCCTCCGGTGGTGGCCTGGGCAGGCGGCTTCATTGCGTACCAGCTGATCTATCCCGGCACGGTGCCCATCTGGTCCGACTTCTGGCTCCGGTTCGACGCCGCCATCGGCTTCACCCCGCCGACCTGGCTGGGTTCCTCGGTCGCCGCGATCGGCGTCGGCGCGCTGCTGATGACCATCCTGGGCCGGCTCGCCCGTCGTTGA
- a CDS encoding rhodanese-like domain-containing protein → MFETTPTIHPADVAGKQAEGWMLLDVRTDEEWAQGRIEGSVHIPMDQIVQRRDEIGEQVVCICAVGGRSERVTQYLNQQGFEAVNLEGGVYGWHAEGHPIVS, encoded by the coding sequence ATGTTCGAGACGACCCCGACCATCCATCCCGCCGACGTTGCAGGCAAGCAGGCCGAGGGCTGGATGCTGCTCGACGTGCGGACCGACGAGGAATGGGCACAAGGCCGAATCGAGGGCTCGGTGCACATCCCGATGGACCAGATCGTCCAGCGACGGGATGAGATCGGCGAACAGGTCGTCTGCATCTGCGCGGTCGGCGGACGCTCGGAGCGGGTGACGCAATATCTCAATCAGCAGGGATTCGAGGCCGTCAACCTGGAGGGCGGCGTCTATGGCTGGCACGCAGAGGGGCACCCGATCGTCAGTTGA
- a CDS encoding Fpg/Nei family DNA glycosylase, whose amino-acid sequence MPEMPEVDSLRVFLTDKLVGRTITRIDVVAFSALKTYDPPPSALYGLEISGVARHGKFLDIDAQGLHLVFHLARAGWLRWKEQQPTVPPKAGRGPLAVRVHLDDGTGFDLTEAGTQRKLAVYVVDDPGLIPHVATLGPDPLADGFDKAALSALLHKAGRAQLKGVLKDQRVIAGIGNAYSDEILHAARMSPFKPASSLTDQELTTLYDAIQSELRGAIQRAEGLAAKDLKGEKKSGLRVHGRKGEKCPVCGDTIAEVSFSDSSLQYCPTCQTGGKKLADRRMSRLLK is encoded by the coding sequence ATGCCGGAGATGCCAGAGGTCGACTCGCTCCGCGTCTTTCTCACCGACAAACTGGTCGGGCGGACGATCACCCGGATCGACGTGGTGGCGTTCAGTGCGCTGAAGACCTATGACCCGCCGCCGTCGGCGCTCTACGGGCTGGAGATCTCGGGGGTGGCGCGGCATGGCAAGTTCCTCGACATCGATGCCCAGGGACTGCACCTGGTCTTCCACCTGGCCCGGGCGGGTTGGCTGCGCTGGAAAGAGCAGCAACCGACCGTGCCGCCCAAGGCAGGTCGCGGTCCGCTGGCGGTGCGCGTCCACCTGGACGACGGCACCGGGTTCGATCTGACCGAGGCGGGTACGCAGCGCAAGCTGGCCGTCTATGTCGTGGACGACCCGGGACTGATCCCGCACGTTGCCACGCTCGGCCCGGATCCGTTGGCCGATGGCTTCGACAAGGCAGCCCTCAGCGCACTGCTCCACAAGGCGGGGCGCGCGCAGCTCAAGGGGGTGCTCAAGGACCAACGGGTCATCGCCGGCATCGGCAATGCCTATTCCGACGAGATCCTGCATGCGGCCCGAATGAGCCCGTTCAAGCCTGCCTCGTCGCTCACCGACCAGGAGTTGACGACGCTCTATGACGCTATCCAGTCCGAGCTGCGCGGTGCGATCCAGCGTGCAGAAGGACTTGCGGCCAAGGATCTGAAGGGGGAGAAGAAATCCGGGCTGCGCGTGCACGGCCGCAAGGGCGAGAAGTGCCCGGTGTGCGGGGACACCATCGCGGAGGTCTCCTTCTCGGACTCGTCGTTGCAGTACTGCCCGACCTGCCAGACCGGCGGAAAGAAGCTTGCCGATCGCCGAATGTCTCGCCTGCTCAAGTAG
- a CDS encoding helix-turn-helix domain-containing protein yields MGGKQRFVYNPESPAQRRANALALADEKLHARLLAARKTAGLSQQDIANIMGVSQPTVAAFERYDNDPRLSTIRRYAHAVGVVIEHLVTRDDGNARCEWESHSLRSEVGIRVQSPPEVSRNWIDQPSELLARFERAA; encoded by the coding sequence ATGGGTGGAAAGCAACGCTTTGTCTACAACCCCGAATCGCCCGCTCAGAGGCGGGCGAACGCGCTCGCTTTGGCGGACGAGAAGCTGCATGCCAGGCTCCTGGCAGCCAGGAAGACTGCCGGGTTGTCACAGCAGGACATCGCCAACATCATGGGCGTTTCGCAGCCGACCGTCGCGGCGTTCGAGCGCTACGACAACGATCCGCGTCTGTCGACGATCCGGCGGTACGCGCATGCGGTTGGCGTCGTCATCGAGCACCTTGTGACTAGAGATGACGGTAACGCCAGGTGCGAGTGGGAATCGCACAGCCTGCGCTCCGAGGTCGGCATCCGCGTACAGAGTCCACCCGAGGTCAGCAGGAACTGGATCGATCAGCCTTCGGAGTTGCTGGCCCGCTTTGAGCGAGCCGCGTGA
- a CDS encoding LysM peptidoglycan-binding domain-containing protein: MAGPGKINGLGLIKGLGAVATLIVAMLGVPAFLVIFVGNPLPASFQWSLIVSALTRPDDGTILVSLIAILAWLAWAVFTASVVVELLALLSRQRLRIRMPGLGGPQRLASALVLTIASLAAAAPQASHAAPGHSAPAHAAPEIVRPQIDPTQLETVAEVTQTIREEGHREVALPSGTTEATSGRSYVVQRGDDLWTLAERFYGEGREWRRIAAANPNLLTGGPDHLEAGWRLQIPDGSPGHGQTHEVERGESLSSIANLAYGDPEQWPRIFEANRFQLDDPDELPVGLRLVLPGKPSASDRGAVKAAADEGAAANSHGPTGTGKQSVERPAKDADPTPLPTPVPPAPPQSSEQASPVEAPSEQAVEESVADPLLAGLAGVGGLLAAAVVSGTAVRRRRQLQLRPLGRRISQPTQAAWLVESQLGSRQQPMGLRTLDLATRAISAYCHHAGHPLPMLEVATVTDDVLLLQMSDPGLLGPDGFQIDGTTWRLAGADVDRLRSTPGLSDAVRPYPALITAGATADGGQVVLDIEAVQLTSIESADRASAAASLAAIAVELSCSPWAEELELILIGTCAALPAALGQHNVTYAEDLDSVLDRLERRASAQRNQSSAHSVAAHRIDPDLADPWVPTILLVNTPLSAVEQRRLRQLVLSEPPASIAAVAVGLDTAPCRLVLSEADGGSAGDGPVARIEPYGLAVRPQLLAERAADAVIELVETTGRTDTTPAPWWFDEETAAEPDPPDNVTYLGRRSGGWRARDNQGDEGKGAAMERQDHTRGMSSSHPVLRLLGPIELHGAAGVAPARAARQCLEYCGWLLEHPGTTAAEMGTVMGVAEGTRRSNVSRLRSWLGSDELDQPYLPDAYSGRIFLHPAVSSDWQRLQILTSRGINRASTSGLEAALQLVRGAPMADAAPGQWHWAEGLRTDMLSAIRDIGVELTGRALAESNLDLARWAASRALLVAPGDELLLVARIKTEHRAGNHSEVERLTLQLAAHARLLEVDLLPETVDVLQEMMEGQVRARLA; this comes from the coding sequence ATGGCTGGCCCCGGAAAGATCAACGGACTCGGCCTGATCAAGGGACTGGGCGCCGTGGCGACGCTGATCGTCGCCATGCTCGGGGTGCCTGCCTTCCTGGTGATCTTCGTCGGGAACCCGTTGCCGGCCTCATTCCAATGGTCACTGATCGTCTCCGCGCTGACCAGGCCGGATGACGGCACGATCTTGGTGAGCCTGATCGCCATCCTGGCCTGGCTCGCCTGGGCGGTCTTCACGGCGTCGGTCGTGGTCGAACTGCTGGCTCTCCTGTCGCGGCAGCGTCTCCGCATCCGCATGCCTGGACTGGGCGGGCCGCAGCGACTCGCGTCGGCGCTCGTTTTGACTATTGCATCGTTGGCTGCGGCCGCGCCGCAGGCGAGTCATGCCGCTCCTGGCCATTCCGCGCCTGCTCACGCCGCCCCGGAGATCGTCCGGCCGCAGATCGATCCCACCCAGCTGGAGACGGTCGCCGAAGTCACCCAGACGATCCGCGAGGAGGGCCACCGTGAGGTGGCGCTTCCGTCCGGCACGACTGAAGCCACCAGCGGCAGGAGCTACGTGGTGCAGCGGGGCGATGATCTGTGGACACTGGCTGAGCGCTTCTACGGAGAAGGCCGAGAGTGGCGACGGATTGCGGCAGCCAATCCGAACCTGCTCACCGGCGGTCCGGATCACCTCGAGGCGGGCTGGCGCTTGCAGATCCCCGACGGATCTCCAGGTCACGGGCAGACGCACGAGGTCGAGCGGGGCGAATCGCTCTCGTCGATCGCGAATCTCGCCTACGGCGACCCCGAGCAGTGGCCGAGAATCTTCGAGGCGAACCGCTTCCAGCTGGACGATCCCGATGAGCTGCCCGTCGGGCTGCGCCTGGTGCTGCCTGGAAAGCCGTCGGCGTCGGACCGCGGCGCCGTGAAGGCGGCGGCAGACGAAGGGGCGGCAGCCAACAGCCACGGTCCGACGGGGACAGGCAAGCAGTCGGTCGAAAGACCGGCGAAGGACGCAGATCCGACTCCGCTGCCGACGCCGGTGCCCCCCGCACCGCCACAGTCAAGCGAACAGGCATCACCGGTGGAGGCGCCGAGCGAGCAGGCGGTGGAGGAGTCAGTGGCGGATCCGTTGCTGGCCGGCCTCGCGGGGGTGGGCGGTCTGCTGGCCGCCGCGGTGGTGTCGGGGACTGCGGTTCGCCGCCGACGGCAACTGCAGCTCCGACCGTTGGGTCGGCGGATCTCTCAGCCGACGCAGGCCGCCTGGCTGGTCGAGTCGCAGTTGGGCAGTCGACAGCAACCGATGGGATTGCGCACGCTCGATCTGGCCACCAGGGCGATCTCCGCCTACTGCCATCACGCCGGGCATCCCTTACCGATGCTGGAGGTCGCCACCGTCACCGATGACGTGCTCCTGTTGCAGATGAGCGATCCCGGACTGCTCGGTCCGGACGGCTTCCAGATCGACGGTACTACCTGGCGCCTCGCCGGAGCGGATGTCGACAGACTGCGATCGACGCCGGGGCTCTCGGACGCGGTGCGTCCCTATCCTGCGCTGATTACGGCAGGTGCCACTGCGGACGGAGGGCAGGTCGTTCTCGATATCGAGGCTGTGCAGTTGACCTCAATCGAATCCGCCGATCGGGCATCGGCAGCTGCGTCGCTTGCTGCCATCGCGGTCGAACTGTCCTGTTCGCCCTGGGCCGAGGAGCTGGAGCTCATCCTGATCGGAACCTGTGCGGCGCTGCCGGCCGCACTCGGGCAGCACAACGTTACGTATGCGGAAGACCTGGACTCGGTGCTCGACCGGCTGGAGCGTCGCGCGAGCGCGCAGCGCAACCAGTCGTCCGCACACTCCGTCGCCGCACACCGGATCGACCCGGACCTGGCAGACCCCTGGGTGCCCACCATTCTGCTCGTCAACACGCCGCTGTCGGCGGTCGAGCAGCGTCGGCTGCGTCAGCTGGTGCTCAGCGAACCGCCCGCCAGCATCGCCGCCGTCGCGGTAGGACTGGATACTGCCCCGTGCCGCCTCGTGCTGAGCGAGGCTGATGGTGGCTCCGCAGGTGACGGCCCCGTAGCGCGGATCGAGCCGTACGGACTTGCCGTACGGCCGCAATTGCTCGCAGAGCGGGCGGCCGATGCCGTCATCGAGCTGGTCGAGACCACCGGCCGGACCGACACCACCCCGGCGCCCTGGTGGTTCGACGAGGAGACCGCCGCCGAGCCCGACCCGCCCGACAACGTCACCTACCTGGGCAGGAGGTCCGGGGGATGGCGAGCACGAGACAACCAAGGCGATGAAGGGAAAGGAGCAGCGATGGAGCGACAAGACCACACCCGCGGGATGTCGTCGAGCCACCCGGTGCTCCGGCTCCTGGGCCCGATCGAGCTCCATGGCGCCGCTGGTGTGGCTCCCGCGCGGGCCGCCAGGCAATGCCTGGAGTACTGCGGGTGGCTGCTCGAGCATCCAGGCACGACAGCGGCCGAGATGGGGACCGTGATGGGGGTAGCCGAGGGCACCCGACGTTCGAACGTGAGTCGGCTGCGGAGCTGGCTGGGCTCCGACGAACTCGACCAGCCCTATCTCCCCGACGCCTACAGCGGGCGGATCTTCCTCCACCCAGCGGTCAGTTCGGACTGGCAGCGGCTGCAGATCCTTACGTCGCGTGGCATCAATCGGGCGAGCACGAGTGGCCTGGAGGCGGCCCTGCAGTTGGTCCGCGGCGCGCCGATGGCCGACGCGGCACCCGGCCAGTGGCACTGGGCCGAGGGACTGCGGACCGACATGCTGTCTGCCATTCGTGACATCGGCGTTGAGCTGACCGGACGGGCGCTCGCCGAGTCGAACCTGGACTTGGCTCGCTGGGCGGCCTCGCGAGCGTTGCTGGTCGCACCTGGCGACGAGTTGCTGTTGGTGGCGAGGATCAAGACCGAGCATCGCGCGGGCAACCATTCAGAGGTCGAGCGGCTCACGCTGCAACTTGCGGCACATGCGCGACTGCTGGAGGTCGATCTGCTCCCGGAGACCGTCGATGTGCTGCAGGAGATGATGGAGGGGCAGGTCCGAGCGAGGCTGGCCTGA
- a CDS encoding type II secretion system F family protein, which yields MTAEVAAAAGVLVAGGMVLVVAGATRRWGPRVRVRRVDGRSAWARLTRRPSGSRGRRRDLILLASTAVGIAVAAVTGWIVAIVVAPLLALGLPYLLSLPPAHDIQLLEALDRWVRGLAATLSTGRSVTDSIRLSRQSAPPLIADEVGMLVSRLDNRWDTHEALQRFADDLDAADADPVVAALILAADRGAVGASTTLRELAESIQDQLRGRRLIETERSKPYVVVRQVTVITMVTLVGVFLLSPSFFAAYRTPLGQLVLSILLVAYVGSLILLRRRAKQPPRARVLVREGASR from the coding sequence GTGACCGCCGAGGTCGCAGCAGCAGCAGGCGTACTCGTTGCTGGCGGGATGGTGCTGGTCGTTGCCGGCGCAACCAGACGGTGGGGCCCACGAGTGCGGGTGCGACGCGTCGATGGCCGCTCGGCCTGGGCCCGGCTGACCCGCCGACCCTCGGGGTCACGCGGGCGGCGCCGTGATCTGATCCTGCTGGCCAGCACCGCGGTCGGGATCGCGGTGGCCGCCGTGACCGGCTGGATCGTCGCGATTGTCGTCGCTCCGTTGCTGGCGCTTGGTCTGCCCTACCTGCTCAGTCTCCCGCCGGCGCACGACATCCAGCTGCTGGAGGCTCTGGATCGGTGGGTCCGTGGGCTGGCGGCGACCCTGAGCACCGGGCGCTCGGTGACCGACTCGATCCGGCTGTCCCGGCAGAGTGCACCGCCCCTCATCGCCGATGAGGTCGGCATGTTGGTGAGCCGACTCGACAATCGCTGGGACACCCACGAGGCGTTGCAACGGTTTGCCGATGATCTTGATGCGGCGGACGCCGATCCCGTGGTCGCCGCCCTGATCCTGGCTGCCGATCGGGGCGCGGTGGGCGCGTCGACGACCCTGCGCGAGCTCGCCGAGTCCATCCAGGATCAGTTGCGGGGCCGACGCTTGATCGAGACCGAACGCAGCAAGCCGTACGTCGTCGTACGCCAGGTCACCGTCATCACGATGGTCACGCTCGTCGGGGTGTTCCTCTTGTCACCGAGCTTCTTCGCCGCCTATCGGACTCCCCTTGGCCAGCTCGTGCTGTCGATCCTGCTCGTTGCGTACGTCGGTTCCCTGATTCTGCTCAGGCGCCGGGCCAAGCAGCCCCCTCGGGCTCGGGTGCTGGTCAGGGAGGGAGCAAGCAGATGA